Within Balearica regulorum gibbericeps isolate bBalReg1 chromosome 10, bBalReg1.pri, whole genome shotgun sequence, the genomic segment GCTGCATCTCCTGGGGTGTAAGACAGTGGTACCTTTTTTAACCAGGCAGCTAGCCAGCATTTGTAGCTTACTCTGGTTAGAAAAGGAATCAGAAGTCTTTGATGTGGTCTGACCTATTTACTGGACTGGAGCAACTCCTGTTTTCCCTGGTCACAGGGGAGGTCAGGCAAGCAAGCAGCCCTTCCAGGCTGTGGCAGCCAGCACCCCTGCAGGGTGTGTCAGAACCATGCTGCTTTGTCAGGCTGCAGCTTTTTCTTGGTTTCTGCGTTGCTTCCTCTTATCTTTCCGTCTGTTTTCCACACGTGCACGCTGTTCCCGAGCACAACAGCCAGCCAAGGCTCGTCTTTGCAGTCACCTGGAGGCTGCAGAGCCTGTACTTCTGCACATGTGCCCCTCTTTGCCAGTctagttgccttttttttttttttttttttttgtaggaagaGGTATATGCTTAActgctattttaaatgaaagcctGCAATTTTGATGTAACAGTTTCAGGGCAACTTAACTCATCCTACAGAAGAGACCAAGTCCTGAACACTTCAGAGTGCCACCACTAAAAACATCTTAGTCAGTGAAAGCAATATGATACTGTCTTCAAAGGAggcctttcatttattttctgaatcgTGTTGACTTTGGTGGATGCTGAGCCTTGGTCAGATAGGAGGGATGTCTTTAATGTCTGTTAGCTGTAGACAACATTTCATTATGTCTCTATTTATAGTTGCATATAGTGTGGCAGCTAAGAGCAAAAGTTAGAACAAGTTCCTTGGAAGAAACGCAGTTTTGTTTACTTTCATACTAATTGGGGTAAGATCCTGGCCGGCTTCCTGCAGAATACGTCAAATGTTCTGTCAATAACATAGTAAATTGTTACGCTGTTTTGTGCCATTCAGGAATTGCCAAGACAAGTATTTACATATTTCTGGCTTTAAAATCTGGAAACCTCATTCTCCCTTCAAAACAAATGCCTTGATGCCTGAGCTGAAGCAGCCAGTAAGGGTAGTAACATTAAGTTTTATTCTCAGTCAGCTCTTACTTGGAACAGAAGAATCTGATGTAGGGCAGCCCTGGGCCATATTGGCTGGTAACGATGTCTATAGGGACAGGCTATTCGGGGCAATTTCCTGTTCCCAGATATGTGACAAACTGGCATCTGTTTGTCTGGTCAGCTGGAGAGGGAAGCTCTGAGGATCAAGTGATCCTCCGGTTTTCTCATAATGTTGCACCTTGTTTTCCCTTGTCTTCTTTCCAGAAAGTGATGATGAGTACAGCGACGATGATGACATCAGCTGGAAAGTCCGCAGGTCTGCAGCGAAGTGCCTGGAGGCCATTGTCAGCAGCAGGCATGATCTCCTGCCGGACTTCTACAAAACTCTTTCTCCGGTCCTGATAAGCAGATTcaaagagagggaggagaacGTCAAAGCTGACATCTTCAGCGCTTACATCTCCTTGCTGAAGCAAACGCTGCCCATCCAGAGCTGGCTGCATGCTTCAGATGCCTCTGGCAAGGATGACGTTCCCCTGACAATGCTTCGGAACCAGGTGTGTGAGGAGGTGCAGGCTGGGTTAAATCAGAAAGCAATGAAGAGAAGGAGGTACCGTGCCACCGATGAATATGCCTGGTAATTAAGCTTGAGAACGTAGCTAGCTGCAGGAGCCCTTAGGACCAAATCCTGAGGCTGACCGTTTCTGTTTGTCTCCTGCCCATCCCGGGGAGAGAGCGCTGAGCCAGTGCAGGAGCAGTGGGGTACAACCTGCATTGCCCCCCTCCCGCCTCTGGCATGCGTGTGCAGACTGTGGGAGACGGGTTAGCCTTTGGGCGTAGTGTCAGTCTGTTGCCTTACAGTTACaccagctgctgtgcaggaaaCTCATTGAATAAATCGTGGTGGAACTGTTCCAGAGTAAGCCACTGGGAGCTCAGTAAGGTTTGGATCTGGTCAGTAGGTGTACGAGAGCATGAAACTTGGTTCATTATGGGAGAACAGCCAGTGGCTTCCAGGGTAGCTTGCTATGGTTGTGCAGAGAGTCTGCACGTCACTGCTGATCAAACAATagtgaaagcaatttttctgaCGCACTGCTTTAATTCAGAAATATGCTGGAGTAGAGTCAGAATAATTTAGCCACACATGCTGATCAGGACTCTGCCTAGCCCAGGATCCTTGCTAACGCTGAGGTCCACACATGGTGTTTCAGAAGAAGACAAAAGGAATGTTGGAAATAACCATGTTGTTAGAGAATAGCATGACCACGAGAGCAGCTTTTTCTGGCAGATGCTGCTACTGACTGGTGAGTCCTTGAGGCAGGAGGGTTAAAATCCCTGCCAAAATGTAATTACATCACTGATTAATCATGTTATGTGTATGAGATATCTATTTAAATAACTTGCACCTCAGCCCTGTGATTTGTGTTTTGATTTCACTGAAACACTGGCAGGGTGTCCAAGTTTAAATATGGTGATGGGGCTAGGTCCTTAAACAGCAGACTGGGAAGGAATCGTAGATCTCTAAGCTTCTTCAGCAGTGGGTCCTGGTCTGATcattttgttgtgtttctttaaGCTTCTGTGTTAGGGGATAACCCTGACTTCAGGAAGGGCTGCTTAGGAGTCTGTTTGTAGCGTACGGAAAAGAAGAATAACGTGCCCTCCCGCTCTAtcttttcttcatgtgcactgTCCTGCAATCTACCCCAAGTCGGTTCCCCTGGTGAATGAGTGCGCTGTTTCTTGCTGTCCCCCCATTAGTTCTCTTGCTGTACTGTTGGAGCCTCTGGCTCAGCTGAGCGAACTGCTTTGGTGGCACAGCTCTGGGCCCTCAAAGCAGCGATGACTGgtgtgtttctttctgtttttcttttccaaactgcaGGTCCCCAACATCGTCAAGGCCTTGCACAAGCAGCTCAAAGAAAAGAGCATCAAATCAAGACAGGGTTGTTTCAGCCTCCTGACAGAACTGGCCAATGTTCTTCCCGGTTGCCTGGCAGATCACATCCCTGCGCTCGTCCCTGGTAAACTTGTCCGTGGCCTGGGGGAGAAGGAGCTGAGTTGGCTCGATCCATTCCTAACATGTGTGCTCTTTGCCTGCGTGATCCAGTTTTATTCCTGCGTAGTATTCTGCTCACTGTCAGGACGTACACATCAAACTCTGCTCTGTGTTGATGTGCTAAACAGCTCCCAGATCAATCCTGGCTTCTGTCTGCCACTGAAAGCCAGGATAAGAACATCAAGTTCATTTCCACAGTCCCTGGAAGAGATGCTTTTGGGAGAGCCAATTCCAGCCTCCTTTGAAACCAGCTGGAATTATGCTGTTAGCCTGCTGAGATCAGTAACATgagtgacattttcttttacaaaatgcagtggcattttaaaaaattatttatattgaCTGATTATTTAATTTGCACCgccacatttttctctttcctgcctgtAGGTTCACAAAGCATCCCACTGCTGAAAGGCTCAGAATACTACAgtcctgcctttgcttttagTGTGACTATAGTAAACATAAAAAAAGTCTCCTGTGATTGTCCCTGGGCCAGATCCACGCACCTCTTACAAACAAATAGGTTGGAAATAAGCATTCAAACCAAGAGTCAGGCATGAGTTCGGGGGTGGCAAGCAGTATTGTTGTAAAAGTTTCTCATTAAGTCTTCTGAGACACAAATATGTGCCCAGAACTTGGAAGTACCTCTCTTCTGCAAGGCAGTCCATCTTTAGTGGTCCACAGTTATGTTCCAAACAATACTAACAGAAGTTGTAAAACTAGATAAACATAgagcccctgctgctgcttttttttcttcttttttctttttttttattttttctttttttttcttcttttttctttcttctttcttttttcttcttttttcttctttcttttttcttcttcttcttctttttttcttcttcttcttctttttttcttcttcttcttctttttttcttcttcttcttcttttttcttcttcttcttctttttttcttcttcttcttctttttttcttctttttttcttcttcttctttttttcttcttcttctttttttcttcttctttttctttttttttttaagatttctgagagaagaatgaaggaaaaactcATGATGTGGCATTCCTGCTGCTGGGAGTGCCTGTTGTTGAGACTAGGCTTTCCTAGTCTTAATTTCATGCTGTTTTGTCATACTTACCCACACTTGACTAACCATCCCTTCCTGCCTCAGCCCAGGCTGACTTTTccaattaactttttaaacagtttctgtagccagccagccagccaggacTGCACCAAAGGCCAGTTATGTCTGAATTGCCAgttcctggaaagcaggaggACAGCAAGGAGAGAGCTCTCTCTAATAGCATGTATCATctgggtggggagaggaaataaggaaaactgACTCCAATTGTTTCCTGCTTTGAGGGGGCAGGGGGTGTGATAAAAACCACTTGATGAAGTAAGGCAGCAGTCATTCTTGTCTCTTCTGCACAGGTATTGTTTTCTCCTTGGCCGATAAATCCAGCTCCTCCAACATGAGGATTGATGCGCTGTCTTTCCTTCATGTTCTTCTTTGCAACCATCAGCCGGAGGTATTTCATCCTCATATCAAAAGCCTGCTGCCTCCTGTGGTGACCTGTATTGGAGACCCCTTTTATAAGATCACTTCAGAAGCTCTGCTGGTTACTCAGCAACTTGTGAAAGTCATCAGGCCTTTGGACAAATCTTGCACTTTTGATGCCAAGCCCTATGTGAAGGACCTTTTCCTTGGTACTCTGAAGCGACTGAAGGCAGCTGACATCGACCAGGAAGTGAAAGAGCGTGCTATCTCCTCCATGGGACAAATTATTTACAATCTGGGAGACCACTTAAGCACTGATCTCCAGCCAACCTTGAAGATATTTCTGGAGAGGCTCAAAAATGAAATCACCAGATTGACAACAGTCAAAGCCTTAACCTCAATTGCTAGTTCTCCacttaaaatagatttgagaCCCATTCTAGGGGAAGGTTTCCCCATTCTAGCTTCCTTCTTGAGAAAGAATCAACGTGCCTTGAAACTGAGCACTCTGACTGCTCTGGACATCCTGGTGAAGAACTACAGTGACAGCCTCAAGCCCGCCATGATAGAGTCTGTTCTAACGGAGCTCCCTGCCTTAATTACCGAGAATGACATGCATGTTTCCCAGGTGGCTATCATGTTCCTTACTACTTTGGCTAAGGTTTATCCATCCTGCATCTCTAAGATCAGTGGTTCAGTTCTTGCGGAAATCTTTCAGCTTGTCCACTCGCCTTTGCTTCAGGGAGGGGCACTGAACGCGATCATAGACTTCTTCCAGGCTCTGGTTCTGACGAAGACGGCCACCATGGGTTACTCAGAGCTGATGAAGCAGCTGACTGCACCTATCTACTCCTCGGGCTCAGCCGGGGCATCAGTGACGTTACACAAACAGGCGTATTGCTCTGCCGCAAAGTGTGTGGCAGGCCTTTCCTCAGCCTGCCCGAAGGAAGCCCCTACAACAGTGAACCAGTTTATCCAGGATGTGAAAAACCCCAAGTCCAGCTCTGCTGTTAAAGTGCTAGCTTTCCTTTCGCTGGCAGAGATGGGGCGCACCACAAACCTCAGTGCTCAGAGGGAGCTCAAAACCGTCATCCTGGAAGCATTCTCTTCCCCCAGCGAGGAGGTGAAATCTGCTGCTTCCTACGCGCTGGGGAACATCAGTGTTGGGAATCTGAAAGAGTATCTTCCCTTCATGCTGAAAGAGATTGGGAGCCAGCCCAAGAGACAGTACCTCCTGCTGCACTCTCTAAAAGAAGTCATCAGCTCCTCCCCAGCAGATGGCCTCAAACCTTACGTGGAGGATATTTGGGCTCTGCTTTTCAAGCACTGTGAGTGCACAGAGGAAGGGACGCGCAATGTGGTGGCCGAGTGCTTGGGGAAGCTGACGTTGGTGAATCCTTCCGAGCTGCTGCCCCTCTTGAAAAAACAGCTGTCATCAGGTACTGGGAAGGGCAGTGGTGAGGGTGGGGAAATGCCTTTTGCTGGAAAGTCTTCATGTGAACTGCTGGTGGGTACAACAGGGAGCAAAGCCAGTCTGCAGGGGCAAGAAGAAACAAGGGATCTCTGCAAAGGGGGATCTGAGGAGCGCTGGCTTGTatggagggcaggagggtgTTAGGAACAGGGACAACATGTGGAGGTTGTGCTGGGGCAGGATTTAACAAGGAAGTTGTTAAGACAAATCCTCTGTCCTTTTATCTCTTGAATGCGTGTGTAATGTGACCAGGAGTAGAATACGCACTTCAAAATGACAGCAATGATTTTGTCTCTTGATCTTCcgctgtttttttctttccatcttcatCGCAGGCTCTCCACATGCCCGGAGCACGGTGGTAACTGCAGTCAAATTCACAATTGCAGACCAGCCTCAGCCTATTGATGCTCTTCTGAAAGGCTGCATAGGTAGGCTAGTGCAGATAGCAGGGGAGCTGGGAATGTGAGACGTGTTAGGCAGCATTAGCAGCTCAGGGATTTTTCACACCTATGTGAACCTCATCTAATCCAGTTAGTTTTTTACCTGTGTTTCTACGCTTTTGGGGTTACAGAGCAAGTGTCTCACACGAGTCCTCGTTAGATGCTCTGGGGCATGTGCCATTGGTGACAGAGTTTTTTACAGAGCATAAGTTCCATCTGTGTTTAAACTTATGATTCAGGCATCTCATGACAAGGATCATGTAAAATAGAACCTACATTAAAAGGGTCTTATGTCTAGGGAGCCTACATCTCAGATCTGTTGTGTAAAACTGGGCCTTCTGTTTCGGAGGAGTCTGAGCAGACGACGtctgagcaagaaaaaaacaaaaaccaacttCCTTGAATACTGAAGCTTCTGATTTGACTTCAGGGTGAGGTAGCTAGAATCATGCCATTTGTTTTTACACCCAAATGCAGGAAGGTCACGTTTCTCCCATTTACTATACCCCAAATGAAGGGAGGGGAAGCATCTCCAATGTCTGTGAGGCTGCAGCGCTAGAGTTCTTTTACTATAGGTGCTTTCATAACCAGGCTCCTTGAAATACAGTGggatatgcttttaaaatacttttaaaacagtGCAGCAGGACTGACTGGTGTGTTCTTATCCCACaggtgactttttaaaaatgcttcaggaTCCAGACCTGAACGTTCGACGTGTGGCTTTAGCCATGTTTAATTCTGCTGCTCACAACAAACCTTCTTTAATCCGAGATTTACTAAACACAGTTCTCCCCAGCCTGTATAATGAAACGAAGGTCAGGAGGGAACTTATCCGGGAGGTATGTCATTCGCTCGGCCCGGGTACAGTTCAGCCGTGACTGCGCGTGAGGCTGCGGTGAAGCCATCACCTTGTCTGCTCTCAGGTGACAGTTGTggattttttcttgtttaaggTAGAAATGGGGCCATTCAAGCACACAGTGGATGATGGCCTTGATGTGAGGAAAGCTGCTTTTGAATGCATGTATACactgctggaaagctgccttgACCGACTGGATATCTACGAGTACCTGAACCACGTGGAGGATGGACTGAAGGATCACTATGACATTCGGGTAGGTGCTGTGCCTTAACTGCTGGCGGGTGGTGACCTCACTGAGGTTATTCGTTCTCCGGGGGCCTGGGCTTGAATCGAGCCGGCGTGTCACCGCAGCACAGAGTGCCCCTGCCGTGCCTTTTCGTCGTCTCTGCAACTGCTGCAGCCTTTCATCCAACAGTGGCTAGCTCTGGTTTGACTGTGGTGGCCTTGGAAACATGCCCCTGGTGTAGCTGGTTTTGTAGGAAATTTACCAAAGTCCAAGATAAGTTCCCTCCACCTCTAAACTTAGGATTGTCACTTGCTTGGTGGGGCCAGTgacactgtattaaaaaaatagagcattGTCATTGTTGATGGCCTCATAGCTCAATAGGAAGCGCTACATCCTTTTCATACTGTTAATTGATTTACCTCCACCTAGGCGTGGGTACAGCAGCGGGGTGTTGTGTGCTGACTGTTGCTGTTTCTCTCAAAGGCTGTCAGCCCTTCAGACACCTGAAGGGGGGCAGCGCACAGCCCAGCCGCGCTGCCAGCGCATGTGTTTCTAATACAAAAAGCTCTTAGTAAAACCCTTCACACAAGCGCACACGAACTCACCACGTGTGGGTACAGCAGGACAGCGCGGGGAGAACAGGCACGCTGGGCctgggggagtggggggtgCTGTGAAGCAACGCGTTTTGTCTCTCCTCCTTGGCCTAGATGCTGACTTTCATAATGCTGGCTCGGCTGTCCACGCTCTGTCCCAATGCCGTGTTGCAGCGGCTTGAGCGACTGATTGAGCCACTCCGGGCGACTTGCTCCACGAAGGTAAGATCAGGCAGAGTGCGACACGCGGGGCCGGGTTCCACTGTGAAGCCAGTGgtgctgtcactgctgctgaGCCGCCTGCTCCCCACGTTCCTCCGGACAGAACATAATCTGCTTGTCTCAGTCTCTGATTCATTGTGCCTCTGCCGTCCTTTCTAAACTGAAATGGTGCTCTGGGTTTGTAGGTAAAAGCTGGCTCCGTGAAACAGGAGTTTGAGAAGCAGGATGAACTGAAGCGATCTGCCATGAGAGCTGTAGCTGCTCTCCTCACCATCCCCGAAGTAGAGAAGAGTCCGGCAATGGCCGAGTTTTCATCTCAGATCAGATCCAATCCTGAAATGGCGTCACTTTTTGAGAGCATTCAGAAAGATTCTGCTTCCCTACCCACCACAGAGGCGATGGACATGAGCTAAGAGCTGCCCTTTACTCCGCCACCTTCCTGTCCTCGCGATGCATGAGCCGATCGGAGACGCCACGGATAGGCTGAGGCAGAACGTCATCGTGCTGGTCTGTGCTGTGACAGCTGCTTGCAAGTCCCTGGGCACCAACAGCAGAAACTGGCTGGTTCCAGCTGCGCTTGATCAGACACCTCGCTGAATCGTAACAAGCTACAGGGGAtaagggaaaggtatccttgCGCAGGGGAGGGGTTGGAAGGCGAGTATagtattctgatttttttcagcaagttttTAAGGGGCATACAAAGCAATCTAAATTGACCGTGGTTCCATGAAAAATGGTACTActtcctgaaatatttccttactgcagtacaaagaaaaatagtttaaaatttttttttaatcactgcaCATGCACTTTCTACCCCAGATTGCCTGAAGAATGTATTTATATTGTTTCACTAAGTAACATGGCTGAAAAGTAGAAGTCACAGCTTTCGTTAGTGACAAGTATTGTAACCATAGGCCCTGTTGCAAAAAGAACATGTCATCCAGGCTGCAGGCACTGCATTTGGCAGTTCGTTACCTGAACCCCAGGCCTTCTGCCTCGGGCTCGAGTCACAGAACTGGCACTGATAGTTTAGTGTTTCTGTGGTGGTTGAGTGACAGGAAGCTAACTTGCTTGACTTACAGTTTTGACTGCAAAATACCTCAACCAGCTGTCTTCCAAGAGGGATGGCTACTGGATTGTGTCACAGTAACAAACCTTACACTGAGCTTTTCTCTGCTGACAGCACTGGCCTAGCCTTCACCAAGCCACCAGCGAGGTGGGTGCTGACCTGCACGGAGCTCCAGTCACCAAACAGCAGCCAGCACTTGTGGGAAAGCCGGTGTTCAGGATTTAGTGCTGCAGCAGTAGGTGCAAGCACACAAGCAGCCTGCACTAACCCCACTGTCATTTGAACACGCACTCTGTAGTGTTCAAATCCTGCTTTGTGTAGGGGGAAAAAGCCTTAAGCGACAGAGAGGCTGTAACAGCAAATGAGAGGAGGAGCCCACCATGCCACACTTCTTGTAGCCATGGAGCTGTAACaagctttcatttctctttttgacAGAGTGGTTgatgtgaaaattatttatagTGCTGTGTGAAAGAACATCCATGCTGTTTGAGtggtataaaaataaagatatacGTGTGAAGCCACATGTGCTCCCGAATCCATAGCTATCGCAGTGATATCACCAGTCACTACCACCATGAGCAAGGGGACAGCCACCCCCCACCCTGGCCCCAGCAGCAGGTGGCTGCCCTACCTGCCCACAGGCCCCAACCCAACATCTCCCCCTTCGGCCATTCAAAACACCCACCCGTGTTTGGTTTTACACTTTATTAAATACATCGTGGCTGCAGGAGCCGGTTTATTCATTCTCCTCACTGCGCAGTCTGGCGTTGGGATTGGTGATCTTGATGGCAAGCTGAGCGGCTCTCTCCACAATTATCTTCCGGTTCTTGGAAGACACATTGTGAGCGATCTCTGCGCAGTATGACCTGTCGGAAACAGCGcatcaggctggcagcagccaaGGCACAGAGCTCCTGAGCTGTCCCCGCCCAGCAGAACCACACAGCTCCCGTCCCTCGGCCACACGTGACCCTCTGGCCCGACGCAGGAGTTCGCCCCACAACGACTCAACCCTTTGCTTCTCTTCACGCAGATTAAGTCAGTGAGAGGTAGTTTTTAATGGTGTTATGACTCTTACTactttgctttgaaagaaaaaaatctgcaagtaGATTTAGGGGCGTGTGTCTGAACACATAGGAAGCCGCAGTTCTGATCACTTCTATCAGCAATACAGGTGCAGTGCCATTTACCACCACCACGATGTTGTATTTCTGCCAGCCCCAAGACACCCTCCGTGCCCTCCCACCAGCGGCACTAAGGAAACAGAGACAACTCTCGTGCTCTTAAAAGCAAGAACttccctggtctcctgcctATGTCTCACCACAGCCGCGCTGCCTTTTTGCCTGCCGACCCAGCGCTGCGAggcaccagcagcacacagccccggcgcaggcagcagagctgctggcaccaGAGGGAGCGTGCAGGCCCTGCAGACTTACTTGTTGCTCATCATGAGCACCTCCAGCTCTTTGACGTTGTGGACCAGGAACTTCCTGAAGCCCGTGGGCAGCATGTGCTTTGTCTTCTTATTGCTGCCGTAGCCGATGTTGGGCATCAGGATCTGGCCCTTGAACCGCCTGCGAACTCTGTTATCGATACCTCTCGGTTTACGCCAGTTGCgctgaagaaatgcagaaaatatttaatagttaTGAAATGACATCAGTCTGAAAACACCCGCCTCAAGCCAAAACCAATCTCCAACACA encodes:
- the LOC104635765 gene encoding cullin-associated NEDD8-dissociated protein 1-like isoform X2, which encodes MGQFTHRAPESLGPLVGKVKEYQVETIVDTLCTNMLSDKEQLRDISSIGLKTVISELPPASTGSTMTANVCKKITAQLTGAIGKQEDVSVQLEALDILSDMLSRLGGTLYSFHSSILNCLLPQLTSPRLAVRKRAIIALGHLVLTCSGNIFSELTEHLLAELKKNESTSTTRTYIQCVAGISRQAGHRIGEHLEKIIPLIVQYCNVEDDELREYCFQAFESFVRRCPKEIDPHIPGVMRLCLKYITFDPNYNYDNEEEEEEEMMETENGEDEEQESDDEYSDDDDISWKVRRSAAKCLEAIVSSRHDLLPDFYKTLSPVLISRFKEREENVKADIFSAYISLLKQTLPIQSWLHASDASGKDDVPLTMLRNQVPNIVKALHKQLKEKSIKSRQGCFSLLTELANVLPGCLADHIPALVPGIVFSLADKSSSSNMRIDALSFLHVLLCNHQPEVFHPHIKSLLPPVVTCIGDPFYKITSEALLVTQQLVKVIRPLDKSCTFDAKPYVKDLFLGTLKRLKAADIDQEVKERAISSMGQIIYNLGDHLSTDLQPTLKIFLERLKNEITRLTTVKALTSIASSPLKIDLRPILGEGFPILASFLRKNQRALKLSTLTALDILVKNYSDSLKPAMIESVLTELPALITENDMHVSQVAIMFLTTLAKVYPSCISKISGSVLAEIFQLVHSPLLQGGALNAIIDFFQALVLTKTATMGYSELMKQLTAPIYSSGSAGASVTLHKQAYCSAAKCVAGLSSACPKEAPTTVNQFIQDVKNPKSSSAVKVLAFLSLAEMGRTTNLSAQRELKTVILEAFSSPSEEVKSAASYALGNISVGNLKEYLPFMLKEIGSQPKRQYLLLHSLKEVISSSPADGLKPYVEDIWALLFKHCECTEEGTRNVVAECLGKLTLVNPSELLPLLKKQLSSGSPHARSTVVTAVKFTIADQPQPIDALLKGCIGDFLKMLQDPDLNVRRVALAMFNSAAHNKPSLIRDLLNTVLPSLYNETKVRRELIREVEMGPFKHTVDDGLDVRKAAFECMYTLLESCLDRLDIYEYLNHVEDGLKDHYDIRMLTFIMLARLSTLCPNAVLQRLERLIEPLRATCSTKVKAGSVKQEFEKQDELKRSAMRAVAALLTIPEVEKSPAMAEFSSQIRSNPEMASLFESIQKDSASLPTTEAMDMS
- the LOC104635765 gene encoding cullin-associated NEDD8-dissociated protein 1-like isoform X1; protein product: MASVSYHISSLLEKMTSTDKDFRFMATNDLMMELQKDSIKLDEDSEKKVVKMLLKLLEDKNGEVQNLAVKCLGPLVGKVKEYQVETIVDTLCTNMLSDKEQLRDISSIGLKTVISELPPASTGSTMTANVCKKITAQLTGAIGKQEDVSVQLEALDILSDMLSRLGGTLYSFHSSILNCLLPQLTSPRLAVRKRAIIALGHLVLTCSGNIFSELTEHLLAELKKNESTSTTRTYIQCVAGISRQAGHRIGEHLEKIIPLIVQYCNVEDDELREYCFQAFESFVRRCPKEIDPHIPGVMRLCLKYITFDPNYNYDNEEEEEEEMMETENGEDEEQESDDEYSDDDDISWKVRRSAAKCLEAIVSSRHDLLPDFYKTLSPVLISRFKEREENVKADIFSAYISLLKQTLPIQSWLHASDASGKDDVPLTMLRNQVPNIVKALHKQLKEKSIKSRQGCFSLLTELANVLPGCLADHIPALVPGIVFSLADKSSSSNMRIDALSFLHVLLCNHQPEVFHPHIKSLLPPVVTCIGDPFYKITSEALLVTQQLVKVIRPLDKSCTFDAKPYVKDLFLGTLKRLKAADIDQEVKERAISSMGQIIYNLGDHLSTDLQPTLKIFLERLKNEITRLTTVKALTSIASSPLKIDLRPILGEGFPILASFLRKNQRALKLSTLTALDILVKNYSDSLKPAMIESVLTELPALITENDMHVSQVAIMFLTTLAKVYPSCISKISGSVLAEIFQLVHSPLLQGGALNAIIDFFQALVLTKTATMGYSELMKQLTAPIYSSGSAGASVTLHKQAYCSAAKCVAGLSSACPKEAPTTVNQFIQDVKNPKSSSAVKVLAFLSLAEMGRTTNLSAQRELKTVILEAFSSPSEEVKSAASYALGNISVGNLKEYLPFMLKEIGSQPKRQYLLLHSLKEVISSSPADGLKPYVEDIWALLFKHCECTEEGTRNVVAECLGKLTLVNPSELLPLLKKQLSSGSPHARSTVVTAVKFTIADQPQPIDALLKGCIGDFLKMLQDPDLNVRRVALAMFNSAAHNKPSLIRDLLNTVLPSLYNETKVRRELIREVEMGPFKHTVDDGLDVRKAAFECMYTLLESCLDRLDIYEYLNHVEDGLKDHYDIRMLTFIMLARLSTLCPNAVLQRLERLIEPLRATCSTKVKAGSVKQEFEKQDELKRSAMRAVAALLTIPEVEKSPAMAEFSSQIRSNPEMASLFESIQKDSASLPTTEAMDMS
- the LOC104635765 gene encoding cullin-associated NEDD8-dissociated protein 1-like isoform X3 — its product is MYLCSWRLLTSCQICSAGEHLEKIIPLIVQYCNVEDDELREYCFQAFESFVRRCPKEIDPHIPGVMRLCLKYITFDPNYNYDNEEEEEEEMMETENGEDEEQESDDEYSDDDDISWKVRRSAAKCLEAIVSSRHDLLPDFYKTLSPVLISRFKEREENVKADIFSAYISLLKQTLPIQSWLHASDASGKDDVPLTMLRNQVPNIVKALHKQLKEKSIKSRQGCFSLLTELANVLPGCLADHIPALVPGIVFSLADKSSSSNMRIDALSFLHVLLCNHQPEVFHPHIKSLLPPVVTCIGDPFYKITSEALLVTQQLVKVIRPLDKSCTFDAKPYVKDLFLGTLKRLKAADIDQEVKERAISSMGQIIYNLGDHLSTDLQPTLKIFLERLKNEITRLTTVKALTSIASSPLKIDLRPILGEGFPILASFLRKNQRALKLSTLTALDILVKNYSDSLKPAMIESVLTELPALITENDMHVSQVAIMFLTTLAKVYPSCISKISGSVLAEIFQLVHSPLLQGGALNAIIDFFQALVLTKTATMGYSELMKQLTAPIYSSGSAGASVTLHKQAYCSAAKCVAGLSSACPKEAPTTVNQFIQDVKNPKSSSAVKVLAFLSLAEMGRTTNLSAQRELKTVILEAFSSPSEEVKSAASYALGNISVGNLKEYLPFMLKEIGSQPKRQYLLLHSLKEVISSSPADGLKPYVEDIWALLFKHCECTEEGTRNVVAECLGKLTLVNPSELLPLLKKQLSSGSPHARSTVVTAVKFTIADQPQPIDALLKGCIGDFLKMLQDPDLNVRRVALAMFNSAAHNKPSLIRDLLNTVLPSLYNETKVRRELIREVEMGPFKHTVDDGLDVRKAAFECMYTLLESCLDRLDIYEYLNHVEDGLKDHYDIRMLTFIMLARLSTLCPNAVLQRLERLIEPLRATCSTKVKAGSVKQEFEKQDELKRSAMRAVAALLTIPEVEKSPAMAEFSSQIRSNPEMASLFESIQKDSASLPTTEAMDMS
- the RPL32 gene encoding large ribosomal subunit protein eL32, yielding MPALRPLVKPKIVKKRTKKFIRHQSDRYVKIKRNWRKPRGIDNRVRRRFKGQILMPNIGYGSNKKTKHMLPTGFRKFLVHNVKELEVLMMSNKSYCAEIAHNVSSKNRKIIVERAAQLAIKITNPNARLRSEENE